TTAAAGCAAACATACAGAATCAAAGAGAGAAAAGATTTTGTAAGGGTGACGATAATTAGAGCATGCCCGAGGACGATATTTTCAGAGGATGTCACGCCCTTTGTGATGGCCGACAAGTAAACTAAACACCAAGAAAGACTCCTAGGGGTCTTGTAAATACGGAGTCAACCAGGGCGGCTATAAGCAGAGCATCATGCAGTGCAATTCTTATTTATAATGgctcataaaaattaaaaaataataataaaaaagaatcatATACAATCTAATAGGAACCGATACTTTCTCCCCACTCCAAGTAATGCATAGTTGGCACCTTTGAGGCAATTGACTCCAACCTGGCTTTTGTATATAACCATAATTCCAGGCAACTTGTTGCAGCTCACTCTGTAGCAGACAAAAAAGACTTGACATCGTTGCCCACTTGGTCTTTCCTTGCTTACCTCCTTTCTTGCTTAAAATTCATAGAACCAACATCGCTAGATAATCTAAACGAAGCAGCAAAAATGGAAGGAAGTGCTTGCAATTGCAGATCAGTGGGAAAAGAAGGTGGGGATGAATTCACCAACATCACTCTGCGGCCATTGGGTGTTTCTGACATAGACCACTTCATGGTGTGGGCTTCAGATGATAAAGTTACACGCTTTTGCACATGGGAACCCTATACCAGCAAAGAAGATGGCATTAGCTTTATCAAGGATACGGCTATCCACACCCATGGTTCAGAGCAATTTGCCTTGACAACCGCCCAATTGGTGCCATTTCAGTGACTGCAAATTCAGGAAACGACAAGTGCAGGGGTGAACTCGGCTATGTTCTGGGTTTCAAGTACTGGGGCAAAGGGATTGCCACGCGGGCAGTGAAAATGGTGGCTGATGCTATATTTGAGGAGTGGCCACATTTGGAGAGACTTGAAGCTCTGGTTGATGTGGAAAATGTGGGCTCCCAGAAGGTGCTGGAGAAGGCTGGGTTCCGGCGGGAAGGGGTTCTGAGGAAGTATATTACTTTGAAGGGGAAAACGAGAGACATGGTTATGTTCTGTCTTCTTTCCACCGATCCCCGAACCTGAACACTATCTGTTCACAATCAATTGTAGATATTGTTTTCTTAATATGTGATGACTAATGAGTGTCAACGATTTTATTTTGTAGGATAAAGCTATAATTTTCTCTCTCGTTTGTATCTAATGGTAAAAAAAGTGATTACGTGCCTTTATTTGTCTTTATTATtctgattattttttgtaatctATCAATTAGTATATGCCCACGTGTTTGAATTAGAGTAATTAGGTTGCTGAAGTTTTAGCCATATAAAAGGCATGCGATGGTCCCTATAGccataaaagagaaaaagtggATACATGAGACAGAGAGAGGCTTCGATAGAGAGGAAGGttttcatgagaaaaacttGTAAATctagagagattgagagagttaAGGTCATACTGATGACCTGAATCTTGTAACCTACATCCTtactatttgaaatttgaataagacAATCTTTGGCCAGTTCCCCTATGGATCTAGATTCGAAAGGATCGAATCATGTTAAATTTTCGTGTTCTTGATGTTTTCgttctattcttttatttttcaatctggttgtgttttttgtttatgATTTCCTGAATCAATCTTGGTACGTGTTGCTGTATTTGGTATTCTTGCCGAATCACTAATTTTTATAACAAGTGATATCTAGAGCCCAGGTCGAGATGGTTTCTACTAAGTTTGAGGTGGGAAAAtttacaggaaaaaatgattttggtatTTGGCGTATTAAAATGAGGGCTCTGTTAGTGCAACATGGTCTCTAAGATGCACTTCTTGGAGATAAGAAGCTGTCTAAGGGGTCCTTAGAGGAACAATCAAGTTTCTCGATCACTGATAGGGTTAAACCCAAGATATTACAAAAGGCACATAGTGCCATCATTCTTTCATTAGGGGATAAGGTCTTACGGGAGGTAGCCAATGAAGATTCAGCTGCAGAGATTTGGTTAAAGCTAGAAACTCTCTACATGACCAAGTCCCTGGCCAATCGTCTTCATAAGAAGACAAAGCTGTATACCTTTAAAATGATCCCGGGGGTGTCTATTGAAGATCATTTGGATGAGTTTAACAAGATTATCCTAGATCTTGCTAACATAGACATCATAATAGATGATGAGGATTAGGCTATACTATTATTGAGTTCCCTTGATAGTTCATATGCTAACctaaaagaaacaattatgtatgGCAGAGAGAGTTTGTCATTAGATGAGGTGCAATCCATGTTGCATGCAAGGAAACTTCAGAGTAATTTTGAAGCTAAAACTCAGACTGGTGAGGGGTTAGTGGCTAGGGGAAGATCTAAGAAACCTGgttataaaggaaaaaaaattaagggtagatcaaaattaaaaggaaaacaattgaAGTGTTTCCTCTGTCATAAAGAGGGACATTTCAAGAAAGATTGtctagaaaagaaaacaagagagGGGGATAAGTTCAAACATGAGGGAAATGTATCTGTTGCATTTGAAGGCTATGAGAGTGCTAAGGTACTTTGTATCTCAAAGACTGAATCTAGTAATGAATGGATTTTAGATTTAGGATGTTCTTTTCATACGTGCCCTTATAAACCTTGGtaactttctttgtttttgatGGTGGATATATTATGCTTGGTAATAATAAATCTTGCAAAGTTCTTGAAATTGGTACAATCAGATTAAAATTGCATGATGGTGTGGAAAGCATACTAAATGATGTAAGATACATACCTGATCTTAAGAGAAATTTAATCTCTCTTGGAATGCTTGATAAATTTGGTTGCACATTTAAGTCTGAGTCAGGAGTCTTAAAGGTAGCTAAAGGTTCATTCATAGTAATGAAAGGGGAAATAAAGAATGGTCTTTATACCCTAGTAGGTCAGATTGTTGTAGGACATGCTTTTGCTGTCCAGAAACCACTGGAAAATGATATTGTACTCTGGCACAAAAGACTAGGACATGTCAGCCATAAAGGCTTAAAGGAACTCCAAAAATAGGAGTTACTTGGTGACAAAGACCTAGGAGACCTTCCCTTTTGTGAAGATTGTATACTAGACAAGTCCACTAGAGTTAGCTTCAAACTCAGTACACATCTTACTAAACAAAGTTTGGACTATGTCTATTCTGATTTGTGGGGCCTGCAATGGTTAGTTCTCATGGTGGAGAGAATTACTTCCTATCCTTTATTGATGACTATTCTAGGAAGGTTTGAGTTTATATCCTTAAATAGAAAAGTGACATCTTTAACAAGTTTAAGGAATGGAAAGTCTTGGTTGAAAATCAAGTAGGGAGGAAGGTTAAAAAGCTTAAGACAGACAATGGACTTGAGTACTTATCAAATGCGTTTAACAACTATTGCCAAAAGGAGGGTATTGCAAGGCATAGGACAGTGAGGGAAACACCCAAACAGAATGGCCTAGCTGAAATAATGAACAGAACAATTCTTGAGAGGGTTAGGTGCATGTTGTACAATGCCAAATTACCAAAAAACTTTTTGGGCAGGGGCAATTAGTACTGCTGTGTATTTGATAAATATGAGTCTATCTACtgcaataaattataatactcCTCAGAAATTATGGACAGGTAAACTCTCAAACTATAGTAATCTGAGGGTATTTGGTTGTGTTGCTTATGCACACAGTAAAACTGACAAACTGGAACCTAAGGCAGTAAAATGCATTTTTGTTAGGTATCCTAAAGGAGTAAAAGGTTATAAACTTTGGATAGAGGaacctgaaaaataaaaatgtataataAGTAGAGATGTGACCTTTAATGAGTCACAAATGACCAGATCTCAACTGGATACAATTGAGACACAACCTGCCACTGTCCCAGACAAAGTCCAGATTGAGGTGGAGCCTTTGGACTCATTGCCTCAAGATACAAACATACAGTCTGGAGATAATTCAAAGTCTAGCTTAGGGAGTGACCAAGAGAAAATCACTGACTCATATAACCTTGTAAGGGATAGACCAAGAAGGGTTATAAGACCTCCATTGAGATTTGCACAGGCTGATATAACAGCCTATGCCCTCTCTGTAGCACAAGACATTGAAGACCCTGAACCAAGGTCTTATAAAAAAGCAATGCGTAGCAAATAATCTAGTAATTGGCTCATtgcaatgcaagaagaaatgGAATCTCTTTATAAGAATAAAACTTGGGAAATGGTGTTAAAACTTGATAAGGTTAAAATCATAGGGTCTAAATggatattcaagaaaaaaaaagggtataaTTGAAGTAGAAAAACCTAGGTACAAAGCTAGGTGTTAGTGGCAAAGGGTTTTACACAAATGGAAGGtatagatttcaatgaaattttctCCCTTGTAGTAAAATACAATTCCATCAGATTGTTGTTAGCTTACATTGCGTATCATGATTTGTTTTTAGAACAGTTGGATGTTAAAATTGCTTTTCTGCATGGTGCATTAGAAGAAACACTGTACATGCATCCTCCTGAAGGTTTTGTAAATGAATCCAATAAGAACCATGTGTGTTTGTTAAGAAAATTTTTGTATGGATTAAAACAATCCCCATGACAGTGGTATAAAAGATTCGACACACATATGATTGAGAATGGTTTTAAAAGATGCAATTATGATAGCTGTGTATACTTTAAAGTTTCTGATGATGTCAATGTTTACCTTCTgttatatgtggatgatatgctCATAGCTTGTAAAGATAAATGTCAAATTGAGCATGTAAAAGAAATTCTAAAATCTGTTTTTGTAATGAAAGATCTTGGAACTGCTAAGAAAATCTTAGGTATGGAGATAATTAGAgatagaaaaaagaaactactctacttatcacaaaaaacatatttacaaagGGTACTTAAAAGATTTAGGCATGGACTTAGCAAAATCAGTAAGTACTCCCATTGGACAGCATTTTAAACTTTCTATTAATCAGTCTCCTAAAACTGATGATGAAAGCGAATATATGATAGAAATACCATTTGCAAGTATGGTAGGTAgtatcatgtatgcaatggtctGTTCAAGGCCAGACCTTACCTATGTTGTCATCTAGTTAGTAAGTTCATGGGAAACCTCACTGGCAAGCACTGAAGTGGGTGTTTCAGTACTTAACAAGCTCCTCAGGTTTAGGGCTAAGTTTTGGGGGCAATGTGTTAAGTGGTCAAGAAATCTGTGGGTTTGTAGATTCTGATTTTGCTGGAAACTTGGACACCAGGAAGTCTCTGACTGGCTATGTATTCACAGCCTTCGGTGGTGCTGTGAGCTGGAAATCTAATTTACAATCAGTTGTAGCTTTGTCCACAATTGAGGCTGAATACATAGCCATGATAGAGGCTATAAAGGAAGCATTATGGCTGAAAGGTATAACAAATGAACTATGTTTATACAAGGGTAATATCACAGTCTACTGTGATAATCAAAGTACTATACATCTCACAATCAAGTTTTTCATGAAAGATCACAACACATTGACATTAGACTCATTTTGTAAGAGATGTGGTTGCAGGTGGCACTGTCAAAGTGGAGAAAGTGCCAACTGAAGAAAACCCAGCATACATGATAACCAAACTATTACCAAGATTAAAGTTTAGGCACTGGCTAGACTTGATCAAAATGGAGAAGGGCTAACCAGGGAATAAAAGGTGGGAATTGACCAGAGATGGGGAACCTTGAAGTCAAATTGATGATAAGGTGAAAATTGATGACTAATGTGtgtcaacaattttatttagaagGATAAAGTTGTAACTTTTTCTCTGGTTTGTATCTAATGGTCAAAGAAGTGACCATGTGCCTTCATTTGTCTTTATTATTCTGATTCATTTTTTGTAATCTATCGGTTAGCATATGCCCACGTGTTTGAATCAGAGTAATTAGGGTTGCTGAAGTTTTAGCCATATAAAAGGCATGCGAGGGTCACTGTAGCCGTAAGAGCGAAAAAGTGGATAcatgagatagagagaggctTCGATAGAGGGGAAGttttcatgagaaaaacttGTAAATccagagagattgagagagttaAGGTCACTGTAGCCGTAAGAAGTGGATACATGAGACAGAGAGAGGCTTCGTTAGAGGGGAAGGTTTTCATGAGAGAAACTTGTAAATctagagagattgagagagttaAGGTCATACTGATGACCTGAATCTTGTAACCTGTACATCCTTgctatttgaaacttgaataAGACGATCTCTGGCTAGTTCCCTTGTGGACGTAGATCCGAAAGGATCTAACCACGTTAAATCTTCATGTTCTTGGTATTTTCgttctattcttttatttttcaatttggttgtgttttttgtttatgATTTCTTGAATCAATCTTGGTACGTGTTGCTGTATTTGATGTTCTTGCCGAATCACTAATTTTTACTACAATATGTGTATCTCAAGAGTAACAATTAGCAGCAGACATTGCTGCTAAACTGTCTGCTGCTAAACATTTAGTCGGAATTCTTTCTTGTCACCTACAACTTCTTTGATATTGCAAGGAGATATTCTGTTAAGAAAATGCTATTCCTAGTTCTTTCTAGCAACGGTAGCAGACCTAATATCGTATGCattaaatgaaacaaaaagaaaggttCAGGGGGCATTGAAGCAGTGTTTTTAATTTCGTACTGTACCGGCCAATACGGCCAAAATTTTTCGTACCGGCCACAGGTATCATAGGtgtttcgtaccggccaaaatatcGGTCGTATCGGCCTATGTTTCGGTCTGTATCGACCtgtatttcggcctgtaccggctgatatttcggcctttaatttttaatttttttttattttttcaaactacaagtttattttttaatccccaattcagactagactatttataatttatatatatgtttttatatataatttattcatatatagactattattttggaatataatttatatatatataatttattcatatatcaactatctcgaaacggtaccggtaccgaaatatttcattccagtgccttgaccggtacggcatccggtacgatattcaaaacattgcattgAAGGCCCATAAAATACACAGGTCACATTCCTCTGATGCATACATGAAAGCTGAAACCTACAAAACACCTGCATAATGTGATGTAGTGTAAGATATATTGGTCTCTGTTTGTGAAAGGCAGCTAGATTAATGTAAATGTAATCAATTGGCCCCTTCCTCATTGAATTAAACCAATATCATGATATTCTTATGatcaaagatgaaaaagaacGTCTACCAAACACTTATATTAAATGGCAGACCAATGGGGATTGGGGGGAAATGACTACGTAGTGAAAAGGTACCTAGTTTCTATTTTATTGTTGCTAATTTTGTACTTCTGGCTTCCTTATCGCATCGCATTGCTTTTCAAATGTAGGACAAAAGGCTCGCTCTTGTTCATACAAGCAACTTTCTGCATTATTTCACCTAACCAAGGCTTCGTTGGAAATGGCATGAAAAAGTGGCAATAAGGAAACTGACAAGAATGGCATAGTTCAGATTGCTTATTTCCCCCAGTTTGTGTGTATGTTCTGCTAAGATTGTGCCGAACTTGTAACCAAATTATGGAGGCAAAGCTCTGGAAGGAAATCCAACATCACAGGAACAGAACAAATTTCTTGCTTGGAAAATTCACAAAGGTAGCAATAAATAACGCAGAATCTATTTCCTACTTGGATTTCTCAAGTTCAAACATGAATTTAAGAGAATCTTAAGTAGTCAAGCCCGTTGAGCTTTTCTGTCTAAAACCCATTATAGAATCTAATAGACCAACCTTTGTAACAAAGATCGAATAACAAAGCCAAATTCAAGAAcaaatttcatcaaaatgatgaagagaggaaaaacaaaaaacaaaaccttcAAGTAATAATGTGGTCGGGTTTTAGATAGCTATACATAGTAACATCAATAGTCCTTCCTTTGACGATTACATATTTCCTAAGGACACCTTCCTTTTGAAACCCAGCCTTTTCCAGAACCCTTTGCGAGGCCTTATTATCCACATCAACAAAGCCTTCCAATCTCTCGATATCCGGAAACTCTTGAAACACGGTAGACACAACCATTTTCACTGCCATTGTGGTTATACCTTTGCCCCAGTACTTTGATCCTAGAGCATAGCTAACGAGACCTCTACATCTCTCACTGGCAGACCCTGGTTTGATGCATATAAATCCAATCTTTCCTCCAAACATATGGCCCTGTACCATGGATGGGGTATGGCAACTTCCTGAAGATAAACAAGTGCATCTTCTCTTGAAGTGTAGTGCCTTAGCCTGCTCGTTCGAATTACTTCATCATCGCATGCCCATTCCATGAAGTCATCCACATCAGATAATTCATAGGGACGCAGTTTGATTTCcatcaaactctataaaatcAAGTTTGAATGTTAATATCTTTCACAATAATCGGAAATTGCATTTAATCGTAGGGTCTATGCAAGTGAAAGATTAATCTCATCACATAATAATGTTAGGTGTTTGATTCCTTTTTTGTGTTATCTGAAATGCAAGTTATACCTACTTTGTGTTTGCTGCACAAGATCGAATTTGCTTTCAAAGGGCCGTAAAGGATACAGATGCACCCATATGGGAACTACTAAATGATATTAAATCGCTAAATTACAAACAGGATGCTAAGGAATCCCCTGCATGTTCAGTGTGAGTGCTACACATCTGGTCGTAAACTAgattaagtataattatatttcaattacTTTAGAAGAATCAACAGTGTACGAACAGAAAGATAATAAACAGAGTGGAAATAATCAGCTTTACCTGGATTCTAAAAGCCTTGTTTCAGGGTAGGGCATGTCCCATCGTTCTCAGGGTGGTCACTTCCAAGCataaaagggtaaaaaaaaCTCGTACCCAAATCCGAACCTAACCTTCCAAACCTCATTGTCTTATTTACCCGTCAAAGTTTGACCATTTTGTTTGTCTTCCACGTTTCCAAACAAACTCCCATTCAAACACACGACTTAGAGCTACCAACCTAACTTCCTCTAGTCAAAAGAAACTGACCTTTCGGAAGCACAAGGATCAGGGCCGAATGCTCGAATCAGTCGAGTAGAAAGAATATTTGAGCTTGATTTTGGTGGGGTGCGCCAGGCCCGTGCTGTAGTGCAACGCATGGGCGACGCTCGAGAGCCCCAGTAGCAAGCTACTGCTGTGGACTCTCCcctcaaaatataaatttaatatcaCGTGAGCCGATGGCTCACATATCAGATATTAAACTGATAAGAACAGATACTACACTTGATCTTAGCCAAAAGGCCGAGAAAGGTATGAACTTTCTCTTCCCCACTTGATCTTTTTTATATGACACCACTCGTCTTGGCCATCTTGTTGCTTTCCCTATGTGGGACTATACTCTTATGTTAGCATTTGCATTCGAATATGCCCCAACTTCACCATAAAATCTGTCAGATGCCAACAAACTTTCACGTATTAAAGTGATCCGATAATAATTTTAGGAATCCAAAGACTTCTGTTTTAATTAAGAATGTCATATGTGGAGCAGCGAAAATCCATTAGATGCTATCAAACTTTTATATTTGATCTGGAAATAATATTGAACAACCATAGCCATCCTTTAGAGTCCCCTTATTTTCCACCTCTACCAAAGTCTCAAATCCTCGTCATGCCTTGGGAACTCTTCAAGCACCCTACCAGAGAACGCCATATTCAATGCTATAGGACTATCCCTTGAGCCCCCACCccgcccaaaaaaaaataaaaaagacaaaaggaaaaaaaaaataaaaatatgtgccCGCCCATCACATGGTTGCTGTGCGCTCTGTAATTGTCCTCGTCGGATTCAAGTCTGATTGAATAGCCGATCGAATGGTCATCCAAACATATAGACTGAGGCCATGGGTGGGGTATGACAACCTTTTCAAGATATGTCATGCTTCTTGGTAGCATTGAGAATCTGGTCAAATGATCGGTGTTACAGACTGATCCACATCGGCAACAAACAACTCAAAGTTAAAGTCATCGACAAAGACCTTTTTCAAAGTAGTGATAAGTTTCGTTAACTTCAATTGCAATGCtgtttatcttatctcatttattcagttcaaattaaaatatgtaatcATACCAAACTTCTATACAAATCCATTTCTATAAATACAAGCTGATACCTCTGTTAAAGGTAAGTCAGACATTTTTATCAAACAGCTATCTCTAGATGGTATCACAAGCCACAGTGACCACCGTGTAAATCTTCATGGCCTCCTCATCTCCCAACTTAACTCTGCTCTCATTCCCTCCCCACCAACATCCCTTACTCCCCATCCCTTCATTTCCATTAAGCTCACCTGTGATAACTTTCTGCTCTGGCGTGTCCAAGGTTGTTCCTCACCTGAAAGGCACTCATTTATTCGGTTATGTTGACGGTTCTGTTCCAGCAACACCTCAACGTATTTCCACTACCCAGAATGATCAAACacatcttttttatataatcttctACTTTTTTTAGATTTGGTCGAAGCATCATTTCCCTTTGGTAAATATGATATATGACATTGGTATCAATTGAAAAGAACAAACAATCGTATCAAATACACGTTATGAAACTTAATGGTGGCTTTAATATAAGCTGAAGGCTGGAGAAGGGACAGTTCAAGGCATAGGTTCATCAGTAGATAAATAACTGTACATGACCATATCCCTGGTCTTACCTTTGTTGAAACTATACTGTCTCATGACACCTTCCCTGAGGAACCCGAGTTTGTCCAAGACCCTCTGAGAAGCCTTGTTCTCTAATTCAACCAAAGCTTGAAACCTAATCACATCTGGGAAGTCTCTCAACCCTTCAGTGATGGCCATCTTCACTGCTCTAGTTGTTATGCCTTGCCCCCAGTACTGAGCAGCCAAGGCGTATCCGACATCTGCCCTGAACCGGTCATCCCCGGACTGTGGCGTGATGATGATAAACCCAATTGAACGGTCGTCTATGCATATGGATCTGCAATAAGGGTGTGGAATGCAATAGTCCTTGATATAGAAAAGAGCTTCTTCCTTGGAGGAGAAGGTGTTCCACCGGGTGAACCGTGTCACTTTCTCATCTCCAGCATACATCAAGAAGTCATCAATGTCGGAAGCGTTATATGGCCGGAGTGTGATTTTTGAAAGATTGAGCTCCGTTTCCTCCGCCATTTCAATGGTGGGAACAATAGCCTAGAGGTGTTGCTGGTTGCTGGGAAATGAAAGTATTCTGTGTTTCTACAATTTGCAAACCtaccaaattatttatgtttgGAAAAGTTTAAAAATCAGCATCCTCCATTCTCCGTGGAAAATGCGATAACAATGATTattatatcttatttaaaaattagaatataGTTATTAATCTCACTGCACACTCTCTCTTTAGGCTCTATCAACCaggaaaaaagtgaaaaagaaaaagggtacTCTGACATCACGCAGTAACTCGCCAGAAAAAGGAGACAGGCTTAAAGTTAACGTGCTTTGGAGGGCAATCCACTGCAAATGGGGGACGCCCaccagaaaaaggaaaaacaaatctGGGTTTGATTTGGTTGGTGCAGGCTTGCAGCACTGCAGCTGGCCGTGAAAGAATGCAACATACAGGACTAGGAAAGACATATGCCCCAACCCCATTAGcgaaaaaaagtaataatataaataaagggAAAACATGAAAGATTGGAAATTTAGGGTCCCTTCTTTCATGGTAACAACGCTAGCTGTTCTTAGGTAAGCTGCCTTTTTGGCTTGGAAAAGCAGGAATCTAAAGGGCAGCAGCAATGTATAACAGTATAAGAATCTCAGAGCTCTGAAAATCGTTTGTATTGGATTGGGTAGGGTGCGCCAGGCCCAGGCAATAGTGCAACGCAAGGGCGAGCTCGAAAGCCCCAGCAGCAAGCTGCTGTGATGGACTCTCCCcggacaaaaataaatttaatatcgTGTGGCCCAATGGACCACGTATCAGATATTAAACTGATAAGAACAGATACTACACTTTATCTTAGCCAAAAGGCCGAGAAAGGTATGAATTTCATCTGAACCATGCTGTGTTTTTAATTATCCAACTCATACAGGTGCTCCTCCCGTGCAGGCAATGTGGGACAAAGACTGCGATAATCTGTTTAGAACTTTTTGAGCAATGACTTTGCATTTATGATGAACTTCGAGCTGTTACGTGTTCCATGCAGGCTCAAAGTTAACAGGTCCTGTGTAGCAGATGCCGTTCTTGCAGATTGGAGGACATTAGTGAGTATTTGCTTAATGatcaggaaaaaaagaaaaaagggatcATTTGCAGCATTATTGGTAGAAGGTGTAGCGTGCTATGACGATATAGATATATTCCCATTTCTAAGATGATGACAGTTGTGGAATCCGCAGATGCATAACAGAAGGAGATGGTTTAGACTTCAGAAAAAAGCCTCATTCTTCTTAGGCGAGAGAATGAAAGTACCCATATCATGAAGCCTTTTTTTGACAATCAACTGCCAAAATAGTGTTGGGATAAACAAATTACACAGTGCATTGAAACTATGAGGAGCCATAAATTTGGTCCAGCATTTGGATTTTGCGTCGAGGTTGATAAGAGTCGTGTGTCAACATATcatatattaaacaatatttgttCAAAGTTTAGGAATAAATGGTGATTTCACGTAATATCAGAGTAAATGTCCTGAGTTTGAATTTTCAATCTGTACTCTATCTTATTGAACTAAGTATTACATGTGtccctataaaaatatatatatatatatgtatattagaGAGAGTTTAACTCATATGTGGGGGGAGTGTTGGgacaaatataaatgattaaatctatcactttttattagtttaaatttttagaataagtagtgatttcacGTTCCAAATATTAAAATGTGGTGCCTTTATTCTTGATAATGACTTATGAGCAACTAAGAAACTTTTGAGAAAGGGAAGATATCTTTTCATTTGTAGTTTTATCCCCGCTAGAAACTCGTGAAGCTTTGGTTGTTTATCATGTCTAACTCCAGGCATGACCATTTTGGGTCGGAAAAAAGAGGAAAGTAAACAACTGATCATTGCCATCCTCATGTGGTTGAAAGCCTAAAACACCAATTTATACTTTGAACAAGATAGCTCCTCGTTGAATTTTATAGAATCTTAAAATCAAGATTCATGTCAAACCATTGAAAAAAGTCATGGCTGAGACATCGATAGCAa
Above is a genomic segment from Juglans microcarpa x Juglans regia isolate MS1-56 chromosome 1D, Jm3101_v1.0, whole genome shotgun sequence containing:
- the LOC121266239 gene encoding LOW QUALITY PROTEIN: uncharacterized N-acetyltransferase p20-like (The sequence of the model RefSeq protein was modified relative to this genomic sequence to represent the inferred CDS: inserted 1 base in 1 codon) codes for the protein MEGSACNCRSVGKEGGDEFTNITLRPLGVSDIDHFMVWASDDKVTRFCTWEPYTSKEDGISFIKDTAIXHPWFRAICLDNRPIGAISVTANSGNDKCRGELGYVLGFKYWGKGIATRAVKMVADAIFEEWPHLERLEALVDVENVGSQKVLEKAGFRREGVLRKYITLKGKTRDMVMFCLLSTDPRT
- the LOC121266248 gene encoding uncharacterized N-acetyltransferase p20-like, with amino-acid sequence MAEETELNLSKITLRPYNASDIDDFLMYAGDEKVTRFTRWNTFSSKEEALFYIKDYCIPHPYCRSICIDDRSIGFIIITPQSGDDRFRADVGYALAAQYWGQGITTRAVKMAITEGLRDFPDVIRFQALVELENKASQRVLDKLGFLREGVMRQYSFNKGKTRDMVMYSYLSTDEPMP